One Pyxicephalus adspersus chromosome 3, UCB_Pads_2.0, whole genome shotgun sequence genomic window carries:
- the LOC140327521 gene encoding vomeronasal type-2 receptor 26-like — MGSGITIPTSTCSVECPEGYRRSIKKGIHNCCFECIECSAGEISNETDKTSCIMCPEDKWPNDNNECASKLLEFLSYENDSISIVVSAISALFFVKTSVILGIFLIYRDTPVIKANNQNLSVLLLVSIMLSFLCVLLFVGHPVRASCMARHTSYGIIFSVAVSSILAKTIMVYSAFKAIKPRPSWKKFVGIKLTNSVFICPVIQVLISIIWLCLAPPFPENNFHSYPDKIIVQCNEGSVLAFCILLGYMGLLAAVTFIAAFLARNLPHSFNEVKYITFSMLVFCSVWIAFIPAYMSVTGKNTVLVEIFAIVSSSVGILSCIFFPKCYIILVRPDLNVKKILLRHAHQ; from the exons ATGGGCTCAGGGATTACC aTTCCAACGTCTACATGTTCTGTAGAATGCCCTGAAGGTTACAGAAGATCTATAAAGAAGGGAATACACAATTGCTGCTTTGAATGTATAGAATGTTCAGCTGGAGAAATATCAAATGAAAcgg ataaaacatCATGTATAATGTGCCCTGAAGACAAGTGGCCAAATGATAACAATGAGTGTGCTTCAAAACTATTGGAATTTCTTTCATATGAGAATGATTCAATTTCCATTGTTGTATCTGCCATCTCTGCACTATTTTTTGTTAAAACCTCAGTTATTTTGGGAATTTTCCTAATATACCGAGACACTCCAGTCATCAAAGCTAACAATCAAAACTTAAGTGTCCTTCTATTGGTCTCCATTATGTTAAGTTTTCTTTGTGTACTTTTATTCGTAGGCCATCCAGTAAGAGCCAGCTGCATGGCTCGGCACACATCCTATGGAATTATCTTCTCAGTGGCTGTGTCCTCTATTCTGGCCAAGACAATCATGGTCTACTCAGCGTTCAAAGCCATTAAACCAAGACCATCCTGGAAGAAATTTGTTGGAATAAAATTGACCAACTCTGTCTTTATTTGTCCAGTCATCCAGGTCCTAATTAGCATAATCTGGTTATGTCTTGCTCCTCCCTTTCCAGagaataattttcattcatatcCAGACAAAATTATTGTTCAGTGTAATGAAGGGTCTGTTTTGGCATTTTGCATTCTTCTGGGTTACATGGGACTTCTAGCAGCTGTAACTTTTATTGCTGCATTTTTGGCCAGAAATTTACCGCATAGTTTCAATGAAGTGAAATACAtaaccttcagcatgctggtgttctgtaGTGTGTGGATCGCTTTTATCCCAGCTTATATGAGTGTTACAGGAAAAAACACTGTGCTTGTAGAGATATTTGCAATTGTTTCTTCAAGTGTCGGAATTCTGAgctgtatattttttccaaaatgttacattattttagtaagaccagatttaaatgtaaaaaagattttaCTAAGACATGCTCACCAATAg